Proteins from a genomic interval of Acanthopagrus latus isolate v.2019 chromosome 7, fAcaLat1.1, whole genome shotgun sequence:
- the LOC119023612 gene encoding Ig-like V-type domain-containing protein FAM187A isoform X1 translates to METHEVPEDTKSLSVNRNTIGFRLDKMFVLTTEDESSKMCDATFILLLLVLLVLLILCPEAWTYEAPEVKQDVFATTACPAFLTFTNAAYLAGVTLELPCRCKPQQVQSVVWFFRKHLGSSRETRALTDHHGNKLLDPRRVPHSADLQSRFAIRLFSLLIFRAGADDSGVYICGSAHKDFFYSYDLDIQEARTLSFTPRLAPETTSEKRKERRLGSARLLYRVFTSFRPWSVCDRCGVLGEQVRIGLCYVHSHFLHVRYRRANQTVASCGSGAVPRAFGKLKRSRVGAKLEVRSCQVVCPPPAPRASSILSLMAFLGYNSASLPVEVPVFYLSHPADRVLTLGCPGARANMAVAWDRGSEPIYRYEHATGRTLGASPPRLQIDTGHHLLFNPAKIQDSGIYYCWLQGRQAAEIRLLVYLRLGRGQSVTSHPEFQIAVKTVLTWYAVMTAVFCILVFGRAGVRHLRDTHVD, encoded by the exons atggaaacACACGAGGTTCCAGAGGACACAAAGAGCTTGTCAGTAAACAGAAATACGATCGGCTTCAGACTcgacaaaatgtttgtgttgacaaCAGAAGACGAGTCCTCG AAGATGTGTGATGCCactttcatcctcctcctcctcgtcctcctcgtcctcctcatcctgtgTCCTGAGGCGTGGACTTACGAGGCTCCTGAGGTCAAACAGGATGTGTTTGCTACGACAGCCTGTCCTGCCTTCCTGACCTTCACTAACGCTGCCTACTTGGCTGGAGTCACTTTGGAGCTGCCCTGCCGCTGCAAACCTCAGCAG GTCCAATCAGTGGTGTGGTTCTTTCGGAAACATCTGGGCAGCTCCAGGGAGACCAGAGCCCTGACcgatcaccatggcaacaagcTTCTGGACCCCAGGCGTGTCCCTCACAGCGCCGACCTGCAGAGTCGATTCGCCATCCGCCTCTTCAGCCTGCTGATCTTCAGGGCCGGCGCCGACGACTCCGGCGTCTACATCTGCGGCTCCGCCCACAAAGACTTCTTCTATAGCTACGACCTGGACATCCAGGAGGCGCGAACGCTCAGCTTCACTCCGAG GCTCGCTCCAGAAACTACGAGcgagaaaaggaaagaaagaagactgGGCTCTGCTCGGCTGCTGTACCGGGTCTTCACCAGCTTCCGGCCCTGGTCGGTCTGCGATCGCTGTGGAGTCCTGGGAGAGCAGGTTCGCATCGGCCTCTGCTACGTCCACTCCCACTTCCTGCATGTCCGCTACAGACGGGCCAATCAGACCGTCGCTTCATGCGGCTCGGGGGCGGTGCCGCGGGCGTTTGGGAAACTGAAGCGAAGCAGAGTTGGAGCCAAGTTGGAGGTCAGAAGCTGTCAAGTGGTCTGTCCGCCTCCAGCCCCCCGAGCCTCCAGCATCCTTTCTCTGATGGCATTTCTTGGGTACAA TTCTGCCTCCCTGCCAGTAGAGGTTCCAGTGTTTTACCTGAGCCACCCTGCGGACCGCGTCCTGACCCTGGGCTGTCCTGGGGCTCGAGCTAACATGGCCGTGGCCTGGGACCGAGGATCCGAACCCATCTACCGATACGAACACGCGACAGGTCGGACCCTCGGCGCCTCGCCCCCCCGGCTGCAGATAGACACCGGACACCACCTGCTGTTCAATCCTGCAAAGATTCAGGACTCAG GCATCTACTACTGCTGGCTGCAGGGACGACAGGCCGCTGAGATACGCCTGCTGGTCTACCTCCGTTTGGGCCGAGGACAGTCAGTGACGTCGCATCCCGAATTCCAGATAGCCGTCAAGACCGTGCTGACGTGGTACGCCGTCATGACAGCCGTGTTTTGCATCCTGGTGTTCGGCAGAGCTGGAGTCAGACACCTCAGAGACACGCACGTGGATTAA
- the LOC119023612 gene encoding Ig-like V-type domain-containing protein FAM187A isoform X2 produces METHEVPEDTKSLSVNRNTIGFRLDKMFVLTTEDESSMCDATFILLLLVLLVLLILCPEAWTYEAPEVKQDVFATTACPAFLTFTNAAYLAGVTLELPCRCKPQQVQSVVWFFRKHLGSSRETRALTDHHGNKLLDPRRVPHSADLQSRFAIRLFSLLIFRAGADDSGVYICGSAHKDFFYSYDLDIQEARTLSFTPRLAPETTSEKRKERRLGSARLLYRVFTSFRPWSVCDRCGVLGEQVRIGLCYVHSHFLHVRYRRANQTVASCGSGAVPRAFGKLKRSRVGAKLEVRSCQVVCPPPAPRASSILSLMAFLGYNSASLPVEVPVFYLSHPADRVLTLGCPGARANMAVAWDRGSEPIYRYEHATGRTLGASPPRLQIDTGHHLLFNPAKIQDSGIYYCWLQGRQAAEIRLLVYLRLGRGQSVTSHPEFQIAVKTVLTWYAVMTAVFCILVFGRAGVRHLRDTHVD; encoded by the exons atggaaacACACGAGGTTCCAGAGGACACAAAGAGCTTGTCAGTAAACAGAAATACGATCGGCTTCAGACTcgacaaaatgtttgtgttgacaaCAGAAGACGAGTCCTCG ATGTGTGATGCCactttcatcctcctcctcctcgtcctcctcgtcctcctcatcctgtgTCCTGAGGCGTGGACTTACGAGGCTCCTGAGGTCAAACAGGATGTGTTTGCTACGACAGCCTGTCCTGCCTTCCTGACCTTCACTAACGCTGCCTACTTGGCTGGAGTCACTTTGGAGCTGCCCTGCCGCTGCAAACCTCAGCAG GTCCAATCAGTGGTGTGGTTCTTTCGGAAACATCTGGGCAGCTCCAGGGAGACCAGAGCCCTGACcgatcaccatggcaacaagcTTCTGGACCCCAGGCGTGTCCCTCACAGCGCCGACCTGCAGAGTCGATTCGCCATCCGCCTCTTCAGCCTGCTGATCTTCAGGGCCGGCGCCGACGACTCCGGCGTCTACATCTGCGGCTCCGCCCACAAAGACTTCTTCTATAGCTACGACCTGGACATCCAGGAGGCGCGAACGCTCAGCTTCACTCCGAG GCTCGCTCCAGAAACTACGAGcgagaaaaggaaagaaagaagactgGGCTCTGCTCGGCTGCTGTACCGGGTCTTCACCAGCTTCCGGCCCTGGTCGGTCTGCGATCGCTGTGGAGTCCTGGGAGAGCAGGTTCGCATCGGCCTCTGCTACGTCCACTCCCACTTCCTGCATGTCCGCTACAGACGGGCCAATCAGACCGTCGCTTCATGCGGCTCGGGGGCGGTGCCGCGGGCGTTTGGGAAACTGAAGCGAAGCAGAGTTGGAGCCAAGTTGGAGGTCAGAAGCTGTCAAGTGGTCTGTCCGCCTCCAGCCCCCCGAGCCTCCAGCATCCTTTCTCTGATGGCATTTCTTGGGTACAA TTCTGCCTCCCTGCCAGTAGAGGTTCCAGTGTTTTACCTGAGCCACCCTGCGGACCGCGTCCTGACCCTGGGCTGTCCTGGGGCTCGAGCTAACATGGCCGTGGCCTGGGACCGAGGATCCGAACCCATCTACCGATACGAACACGCGACAGGTCGGACCCTCGGCGCCTCGCCCCCCCGGCTGCAGATAGACACCGGACACCACCTGCTGTTCAATCCTGCAAAGATTCAGGACTCAG GCATCTACTACTGCTGGCTGCAGGGACGACAGGCCGCTGAGATACGCCTGCTGGTCTACCTCCGTTTGGGCCGAGGACAGTCAGTGACGTCGCATCCCGAATTCCAGATAGCCGTCAAGACCGTGCTGACGTGGTACGCCGTCATGACAGCCGTGTTTTGCATCCTGGTGTTCGGCAGAGCTGGAGTCAGACACCTCAGAGACACGCACGTGGATTAA